The proteins below are encoded in one region of Peribacillus muralis:
- a CDS encoding FbpB family small basic protein, whose protein sequence is MSRRRKSYKELLNENREHLLHDKTEVERILTKIDQKAVVDDKKTKKVYS, encoded by the coding sequence ATGTCTAGGAGAAGGAAATCTTATAAAGAACTGCTAAATGAAAACCGCGAGCATCTGTTGCATGACAAAACGGAGGTCGAGCGCATTCTTACAAAAATCGATCAAAAAGCCGTCGTTGATGATAAAAAAACAAAAAAAGTGTACTCATGA
- a CDS encoding Fur-regulated basic protein FbpA, which yields MITPLNKKREAKKEELIQELLKFGIFKKYNKQLYELPIIVLQREFNHLRGELKNV from the coding sequence ATGATTACCCCATTAAATAAAAAGAGAGAAGCGAAGAAAGAGGAACTTATCCAAGAGCTTCTTAAATTCGGGATATTCAAAAAATACAATAAACAGCTATACGAACTTCCGATCATTGTCCTGCAGAGGGAATTCAATCACTTGAGAGGTGAATTAAAGAATGTCTAG
- a CDS encoding flavodoxin domain-containing protein → MKVFIGYVSLSGNTEKMAVNIRNQMMAVGCEVYMERLDTVEVDTLKEFDLAFIGLYTWNQEGLPYEANEFYEELDQADLHGMKVALFGAGDLSQPKPCGAINILSDKMKRCGVAVYSRVLKIDKEAPAYDMARKCEDFADQALDWGSKRKKWRFLIWNRMQNNPKYQKTAYLIRRALDDYPIK, encoded by the coding sequence ATGAAGGTATTCATTGGTTACGTCAGCTTATCCGGTAATACCGAGAAAATGGCTGTAAACATACGGAATCAAATGATGGCTGTCGGCTGTGAAGTATATATGGAAAGATTGGATACGGTAGAAGTGGATACGTTGAAGGAGTTTGATTTGGCCTTTATCGGTTTATATACATGGAATCAAGAAGGTTTGCCATATGAGGCAAACGAATTTTATGAAGAACTTGATCAAGCAGATCTTCATGGCATGAAGGTTGCGTTATTTGGGGCAGGTGACTTGAGCCAGCCGAAGCCTTGCGGCGCAATCAATATCCTCTCCGACAAAATGAAGCGATGTGGGGTTGCTGTTTATAGTCGAGTATTGAAAATTGACAAGGAAGCCCCTGCATACGATATGGCAAGGAAATGTGAAGACTTTGCGGATCAAGCCCTTGATTGGGGAAGCAAAAGGAAGAAATGGCGTTTTCTCATATGGAACCGGATGCAAAATAACCCCAAGTACCAAAAGACTGCCTATTTAATAAGGAGGGCGCTTGATGATTACCCCATTAAATAA